Below is a genomic region from Natranaerobius trueperi.
GATAATCTGCTATACTATATAAGTTATCTTAAAGGCAAGTTGTAAATTTTAGGAGGAATTATTTTGGAAACTACAAACATCAAAAACATTGCATTGATTGCTCACGTTGATCATGGAAAAACTACTTTAGTTGATGCACTTCTAAAACAAAGTGGAGTTTTTCATGAAAAAGAAGCTGTCAATGAACGAATTATGGACTCTAATGACTTAGAACGTGAAAGAGGTATAACAATCCTCTCTAAAAATACTTCTATTAACTACAAAGGAACTAAAGTTAATATTGTAGATACACCTGGTCATGCTGACTTTGGTGGAGAAGTTGAAAGAATATTGAATATGGTGGAAGGAGTATTACTTTTAGTTGATGCGGCTGAAGGACCTATGCCACAAACCAAATTTGTATTAGAAAAAGCTCTGTCTCTTGGACTTTCTCCCATTGTTGTAATTAATAAAATTGACAGACCTCAAGGTAGACCACAAGAAGTTTCAGATGAAGTACTTGATCTATTTTTTGACTTAGAGGCAAATGAACAACAATTAGAATTTCCAATTGTTTTTACAAATGCTCTAAAAGGGGCTGCTTATACAAGTCTTCCGATAACTGATGAAAACAGTGATTCCCTAGAACCTTTATTTGAGACTATTTTAAACGAAGTTCCTTCTCCAAACGTTGATCCAAATGGGTCATTTCAAATGCTAGTGTCTAGTACCGATTATGATAATTTTTTAGGTAAATACGCAGTTGGAAAAATAAACCGCGGATCTATCTCTAAAAATGATCAACTTGTAGTTATAGGGGAAGAAACCAGTAAAAAAGTAAGAGCAGGTCAAATATTCACCTATGAAAACTTACAAAAGTCACCTATCGAAACAGCTATAGCAGGAGATATAATTGCTATTTCAGGTATAGAAGAGATAAATATTGGTGAAACTTTAGCAGATCCACAAAACCCAGATAAACTACCTACCCCTCATATAGATGAACCTACTATATCTATGACCTTTGGGGTTAATAAAAGTCCTTTTGCAGGACAAGAAGGAAAGTTTATTACTTCAAGAAAAATTAAAGAACGATTATTTATCGAGCAAAAATCTGATGTTAGTTTAAAGGTACACGAAACTGACAATCCAGAAAACTTTGATGTTTTTGGACGTGGTGAGCTTCATCTGTCAACCATTATTGAAAAAATGCGTAGAGAAGGCTATGAATTACAAGTATCAAAGCCTGAAGTTATCTTTAAGACTATTGATGGTAAAAAAAATGAACCCATTGAATCAGTTGTTATGACTCTACCAGACCAATATTCTGGCTCTATTATCGAAGCATTGAACCTTCGAAAAGGAGAGCTACTAGAGTTTAAAAACCTCTCAAATGATGATGTTAAGCTAAGATTCAATGTACCATCACGAGGGTTGATTGGGTTTAGATCACAATTTCTTACCCTTACAAGAGGTGAAGGTGTACTACATCATAATTTCCTTCGTTATGAACCTTATAAAGGTGATTTTTCAATTCGAAATAATGGTGCATTAGTTGCCTTCAAACCTGGAGAAGCCACATTTTATAGTCTTCATGCCCTAGAAGATCGTGGTGAATTCTTCATTGGACCAGGAACACAGGTTTATGAAGGTATGATTATTGGAAAGAGAAGTCAAGATGGTGATTTAGATGTTAATGTATGTAAAGAAAAACATTTAACTAATGTCCGTGCCGCTGGTTCTGATAATACAGTTAAAATTGCACCTCCTAAACTAATGACTCTAGAAGAATCTTTAGAATTTATAAATGATGATGAATTAGTAGAAGTTACACCCAACAACATTAGATTAAGAAAGAAAACTTTAAATAAACAATTTAGAAAGAAGTAGTAAAAAACTGGCTTCCCATTAGGAGGCCAGTTTTTATATTGAATCTATTAAATAAGGAGCATTCCTGTAATAAATTAAAATGAACAGATAAAAAAGTACCTCCTGCTTTGATCTTCAGAGTAGATATTGCAAAAGAAACTCATGTAGCAAGAACTCCGGATTTTCGAGGTGTAGAGTTTTCAATGCTAGTTACCCTCAAAAATACCAGAAAAGGTTTTAAAAAGTCTTTAAGTTGGTTAGAAATCATTAAAAAGACCCAATAAAACAACCAATACTGTAAGTCGTCACGCATTCTCGTGACTTTAGTCTCCTATTACAAAAGTTCCTTCTCCTAAGAATCAGCATATAAATTCAACACTATTACTTGACAGTTACTACAGAAGATGGTATGATAAATGTGTCGTATGAGGGAAGTGAAGTCCGCATATTATAAAATGCATCGCTTCTTAAGTACGAGGGTGCAGTTTATAATATGCGGACTTTCTCTTTATCGTACGTCAATAAAATATTTTAATTTTTTGGAGGTTTGTTTAAATGAAAACAGGTACAGTTAAGTGGTTTAACTCAGACAAAGGTTATGGATTTATCGAAGTAGAAGGTGAAGATGACGTATTCGTTCACTTCTCAGCTATTCAAGAAGACGGTTTCAAAACTCTTGATGAAGGTCAAAAGGTTGAATTCAATGTTGTTGAAGGTAACCGTGGACCTCAAGCTGCTGAAGTAGTTAAGTTATAAAACATAACTCTGACTTCACAAAACTGTCCCAATTCGGGACAGTTTTTTTATTGTTCAATCAATTAATGTGGTAACAAAAAATAGATGGTACTTTTGTTTTTCCCTACTCAAAGCCTCATTATTTTCTTTCACTTGCTTTTTTTTCATAAAAGCAATTACATACTCTCTAAACTCTTGCATTTCATCAGGAGTCAACTGTACTGTTACTGATGAAATACTACCATTCTCTTCATCATTATACTTTTCTCTATTTCTAATATTTGTTAATAAAATACTTTTTGAATATTCAAAAGTAGAATGAACTGCCTTTTCTACCTGTGTTTGGTATTCATTTTCAGTGGAGTCATTTATATCTTTTCTTTCAATTTTGAACTTTTTAGCTGACGGCTCATAATATGTAGTTGTTGTTCCATTAACTGATTTAGTTTTTATTAATTGAAGTATACCTGAAGACTCTAACTTTTTAATATGATAATGAACTATTTTGGGATCATCTCCTATGTAATCAGCAATTTCCTTTTCAGTTGCCGGCCTTTCAAGCCGGTAAAATTCAGACAATATTTTAATGCGATAGGGATCTGAATAAGCACTGATTTGTTCACTTGTATTCAATACTTTGGTTTCAAGCATCTAATCACCTCACATTATTTATACTCCTATTATAATTATGCAAAACAAAATAAATTAGAAATAAAAGATTCCGAGGATTTTAAAATGTACCCTGTTGAGTAGACACGAAAAAAAGTCTACCTATTAGGGTACTTTTTTGTATAATTAATAAAAAATGAGAGGGAGAATTCGAAATGAGTAAAAAACTATTTTACTGAGAAAGAGATTAAAGTACTCTCTGAAAATCATTATGTTAAATCAGTTAGTTCAAAAGGGATCACCTATACAGAAGAATCTTAAACATATTTTTATTACTGAAAATGAAAAAAGAAAGCTTCCAAGAGAAATATTTGAAGAATGTGGCTTTAATGTAGATATTATAGGGATTAAAAGGATTAAATCTGCAAGTGAAAGATGGCGTGCAGCTTATCGAAAAAGCTGGACTAAGAGATACAAGATTCAGGAAAGCCTCGCGAAAGAGAACTAACGTTAGAGGAGAAAAATGCAAAATTAGAAGCCCAAAAAAACAACTTACTAAAGGCAGAAAATGAACTCCTAAAAAAGATGCGATGGTCAGAAAGGGGGCAAAAGAAGGACCGGTAATCCTATCTCCTGATCAAAAATTTGTACTCATTCGTTCGATTATAGAAAAATATAAACTACAGAACATGCTAAGCTATTTATGTAATTTATCTGGTGTTTCTCGATCTGGTTATTATAATTACTTCTCTGAAAAATCACAACAACGAAAGAGAGAAAAAGAGAAGAAATGCCAAAGTCAAATAGATTATCCTAAAAGCTTTTCATTTTAAACGCCGTAAAAAAGTGCACGTCAAATTAAGATGTCTCGCGGGACAATTTAATGTTGTCTATAATTTAAAACGAATTAGGCGCATTATGAAAAAACACGGTATTACTTGTCCTATTAGTAAAGCAAATCCATATAAACGAATAATGAAAGCTACAAAGGAACATAGAGTGGTACCTAATCTTTTAAAACGTGAATTCAAACAAGGAGTTCCAGGGAAGGTTCTTCTAACGGATATTACTTATTTGTATTACAACAAAGGAAAAAAAGCTTATTTATCAACTATAAAGAATGGTTCTACAGGTGAGGTATTAGCCGATCGGCTAACTATTGATTCAGCCACAGACACCCTTAAAAAACTAAAAAAGAATACTTACTTTAAGAAAGCAGAGGATGCCTTGATTCATTCGGATCAAGGAGTTCATTATACTCATCCAGAGTTTCAAAAAGCGGTAAAGAAACTTAAACTACACCAATCTATGTCTAGGAAAGGAAATTGTTGGGACAATGCTCCGCAAGAATCATTCTTCGGACATCTTAAAGATGAAGCCAGTATTAAGACATGTACAACTTTAAAAGACTTAAAACAAGAAATAAAGCAATATATGAGCTATTACAATAACTATCGATACAATGGAATCTAAAAAAGATGACCCCTGTTCAATACAGAGATCATCTTCTGATATCAGCCTAGGCCTTTTTAAAATTGTCCTTTACAACGGGTACACTTCATTTGTCCTCGGAATCTTTTATTTCTTCTTTCCTCTTCCACCACTTTGTTTAGAATAGTTACCTTTATTAGAAAACTTTTTACCAGGTCTATTATTTTTGTTTGTCTTTTTACGTTTTGGTTTACCTTTAACTACAGGAGCTTCTTCAGTTAATTTCACATCTGTATCTTCTGCTTCTTCAGTAAGTAACCTTAATGCACCTGCAACAAGACTGATTGAGTCATTTTCTGTAAGCAGCTCTTCTGCTAATTTTTGATGTTGTAGTGTTTCTTTATGGTTAACTGAACTTAAAAGTTTTTGTATTGCTTTTTGTTGTTTCCCTTCTAGAACTTCTCCCATGGTTGGTGTAGGTTTTTTAGGTATTTTTCTTTTAATTACTCTCTCAATTAAATTCAATTGGCCCTGCTCTCTAGGAGTTATCATTGTAACTGCTTCTCCTGATTCACCTGCTCTTCCAGTTCGACCAATTCGGTGTACATAGCTA
It encodes:
- the typA gene encoding translational GTPase TypA, which produces METTNIKNIALIAHVDHGKTTLVDALLKQSGVFHEKEAVNERIMDSNDLERERGITILSKNTSINYKGTKVNIVDTPGHADFGGEVERILNMVEGVLLLVDAAEGPMPQTKFVLEKALSLGLSPIVVINKIDRPQGRPQEVSDEVLDLFFDLEANEQQLEFPIVFTNALKGAAYTSLPITDENSDSLEPLFETILNEVPSPNVDPNGSFQMLVSSTDYDNFLGKYAVGKINRGSISKNDQLVVIGEETSKKVRAGQIFTYENLQKSPIETAIAGDIIAISGIEEINIGETLADPQNPDKLPTPHIDEPTISMTFGVNKSPFAGQEGKFITSRKIKERLFIEQKSDVSLKVHETDNPENFDVFGRGELHLSTIIEKMRREGYELQVSKPEVIFKTIDGKKNEPIESVVMTLPDQYSGSIIEALNLRKGELLEFKNLSNDDVKLRFNVPSRGLIGFRSQFLTLTRGEGVLHHNFLRYEPYKGDFSIRNNGALVAFKPGEATFYSLHALEDRGEFFIGPGTQVYEGMIIGKRSQDGDLDVNVCKEKHLTNVRAAGSDNTVKIAPPKLMTLEESLEFINDDELVEVTPNNIRLRKKTLNKQFRKK
- a CDS encoding cold-shock protein, with translation MKTGTVKWFNSDKGYGFIEVEGEDDVFVHFSAIQEDGFKTLDEGQKVEFNVVEGNRGPQAAEVVKL
- a CDS encoding winged helix-turn-helix domain-containing protein, with protein sequence MLETKVLNTSEQISAYSDPYRIKILSEFYRLERPATEKEIADYIGDDPKIVHYHIKKLESSGILQLIKTKSVNGTTTTYYEPSAKKFKIERKDINDSTENEYQTQVEKAVHSTFEYSKSILLTNIRNREKYNDEENGSISSVTVQLTPDEMQEFREYVIAFMKKKQVKENNEALSREKQKYHLFFVTTLID